The Desulfovulcanus ferrireducens genome includes the window GCCCAAAATGACCGGCATCGAGCTTCTGCGAAAAGTAAGAGCTAGTGAAGAATTTGCAGACCTTCCTTTTTTAATGGTCACCGCTGAAGCTCAACAGGAGAATATCATAGAAGCCGTTCAAGCTAAGGTATCTAATTATATAGTTAAACCATTTACTGCGGAAACGTTAGGTAAAAAAATCGAAAAGATTTTTGAAAAGTAACTAAAAAGTGCAAGTTCTCCATTGTTATAATTTACCGAGGGCAAGTAAGTCTAACATCAGTTTATCAGTATACTTAAAAATTCCTACTGTTTTACCTGTCCTCGGCTTTCGCTAATGCGTAGCCAAATCGTCTTTATTGTTTATCTGAGATATATAGCCCAAATAAACATATATGCTATTTATAGTTCCTGATCCAGAAGAATCCAACCAGAATAACACAGAAGAAAAGGTTAAACTTGATACGTCAGAATTGACTATCGACAAGGGGACACAAAAGGTCGAACTGGATCTGGATGACGCTCCTTTTTTAGAGGAAGAAAAGGAGGGAGAAGAGGAAGAGAAAAAGGACGAAAAAAAAGAAGTTTCTGTAGAGTCTGAAGAAAAGCCAGAAGATCAGGTTCCTGTTCCAACACCATTTTGGAAAAAAAAATGGTTCTTTATAGCTCTGGCAGGAGTAATTGCTTTAATTGCTGTGGGTGCTTATTTTCTTTTTTTAAAACCCTCTCCACCACCTCCTCCTGAACCCCAAAAACCACAGGTTCAGAAAGCAGAACCTTCTCCCCCTCCGCCGCCTCCTCCGGAAGAGATAGTTATTCCCTTTGAACCGTTTTGGGTCGAACTTACGTTTAACGGGCAAACTAAATTTCTATACTGCAAACTATCTTTTTCCACCACAGACTCCAAGTTGGAATGGGAGGTCAAACGTAAAACTATTATTTTGAGAGATGCAGTATATTACTACTTACGAAACAAAAATTTTATATTCTTAAACAATAAAAAGAATGTAGAGCGGTTAAAGGAAGACATACTGTCAGTAGTCAACCAATATTTAAATAACGGCCAATTGAAAAAAATTCTTATTGAGGAATATGTG containing:
- a CDS encoding flagellar basal body-associated FliL family protein; protein product: MLFIVPDPEESNQNNTEEKVKLDTSELTIDKGTQKVELDLDDAPFLEEEKEGEEEEKKDEKKEVSVESEEKPEDQVPVPTPFWKKKWFFIALAGVIALIAVGAYFLFLKPSPPPPPEPQKPQVQKAEPSPPPPPPPEEIVIPFEPFWVELTFNGQTKFLYCKLSFSTTDSKLEWEVKRKTIILRDAVYYYLRNKNFIFLNNKKNVERLKEDILSVVNQYLNNGQLKKILIEEYVLK
- a CDS encoding chemotaxis response regulator CheY, with product MAIDKNMRILVVDDFSTMRRIIKNILRQLGYNNIVEADDGTTAWEILNKDRIDFIISDWNMPKMTGIELLRKVRASEEFADLPFLMVTAEAQQENIIEAVQAKVSNYIVKPFTAETLGKKIEKIFEK